The DNA sequence TTCTCCTGCAGGGTGGGTCCGACCCCACGCGTTGATGTGCTTATTCTGCTGCGATCGCGCTGACGTCCTGGCCGGATGCGGCCATGATCGCCTTGACGATGTTGTGATAACCGGTGCACCGGCAGATGTTGCCATCAAGGTAATGGCGCACTTCGGCTTCCGTCGGTTTGGGGTTGTCCTTGAGCAGCGCCGCCGCGGACATGACCATGCCGGGGGTGCAGAAACCGCACTGCAGGCCGTGGTGATCCTGGAACGCCTGCTGGATCACGTTCAGCGATCCGTCCGCGTTGGCCTGCCCTTCAATCGTGTCCACCGTCGCGCCATCGGCTTCGACCGCCAGCATGGTGCACGACTTTACCGCCTGCCCGTTCACGTGCACCACACAGGCGCCGCACTGGCTGGTGTCGCAGCCGATGTGCGTCCCGGTCAGACCCTGATCGTCCCGCAGGAATTGTGCCAGCAGCGTGCGGCCCTCCACGTCGCCGGACGCGGTTTTGCCGTTCACGGTCATCTTGACCTGTGTCATCTAGTCCTCCCCTTCGTGACCTTGTTTCTTCCCGAGTTAAACACGCAGGACATGGGTTGAGAATAGATAAATTCGGGGATCACGGGATATTGGACTAAAGTACCCCGGCCAGTCCGGCGTTCAGGTCGTGCGGCCCCGGCGCGGCTGCGGGCGGGTCGGAATTTCCTTGAGCAATCCGCCCACGCCCATGCCCGCGATGTCGGCTGATGTGACGGGCACGCCGCAGATCACCCGCGACAGCACCCAGTCGGCCCCGTTCAGCGCAGGCGCCCGCGCGCAGCCCGGAAGCCCGATCACGGGACGCCCCCCCAGATCGCCAAGAAACAACAGGTTGCCCGGGTCCACCGGCATGCCGAAGCGCGTGACGCTGCCCCCGGCGGCGCGCAGGGCGGCGGGGGCCACGTCGTCGATGTCCGACGTGGCGGAGCCGGTCAGCACCAGCACCAGGTCCGACGTGCACCCGGCCAGTGCTGTCGCCAGCGGCGCGCGGCGGTGCGGCACCATCCGCACCGCCTCAAACGTCACGCCAAGCGCCTCCAGCCGGCCCGCGATGGCGGTGCGCCCCTTGTCGCCCACGCCGCCGGGTATCTCGGTGATGATCAGCGTCGCGGTCTTCAGCACCGGCTGGCGCAGACCAATGGCACCCGCCGCGTCGACCGCCGCGCAGGCACGGTCGAGGTCCGCAAGCGGCACCGCGTAGGAAATGATCTTGATCGTGGCGACCATGCCGCCGTCGCGCATCTGTTGCCAGGGAGGGACGGTTGCGATGGTGATCATCGGATGCACAGCGTTCACCGCCTCAAGTGCTGGCACATCCAGCTCCGCCACCCCCGGCCCCTGGGCCAGCAAGTTGACGCGCCCGGTGAAAGCCCGCGTGAGCTTCAGCCCCTGGCCTTGCCCCAGAACGGCGCGCGCCAGCCGCTCCGCGGCGCGGTCTTCGCCCAGATCGTCCCGATCGAGCCGCGCAACGATCACGGTCTCATGTCCCGCCTCGGCCAGGGCGTTCACATCCTCCGGTGTCAGCGTCCGGCCCTTGCGCAGACGTCCCTCCCCGGTCTGCACCGAATGGGCCAGCACCGCGCCCTCGGCTTCGGTCAGCGGAACCGGGCCGAATTTCACGGGCGCCTCAGGGTCTGGATCATCTCGGCCAGGATGGACACCGCGATCTCGGCCGGTCCGGCGGCGCCGATGTCCAGCCCGATCGGGCCGTGGATGCGCCCGACCCGGTCCTCGGCAAAACCCGCCTCGGCCAGCCGCGCCAGTCGCGACGCATGGGTGCGCGTGCTGCCGAGCGCCCCGATATAAAAGGCGTCTGACCGCAGCGCACAGTGGATCGCCGGATCGTCAAGCTTGGGGTCATGGGTCAGCAGCACCACGGCACAGCGGGCATCCAGCCCGATCTCCTCCAGCGCCGCGTCCGGCCAGTCGTTGACCACCTGCGCATCGGGAAAACGGGCCGCGGCGCCAAAGGCTTCGCGCGGGTCCACCACCACCGGATCGAACCCGGTGGCGCGCGCCATGCCGACCAGATGCTGCGCGATGTGAACGCCGCCCACGATGATCAGGCGCAGCGGCGGGTTGTGGATGGCGATAAAGGTCCCGCCATCCTCGCTGACCCCGGAGCGGTCCATGCGGAACCTGTCCGCGTGCCCCTCCTCGACCAACCTTCGGTGGCTGCCGTCCAGCGCCACCTCGTAGGCGACCGCCCGCCGTGCCGCCCGCGCGGCCACCAGATCGCGCAGCATCGCCTCGGGCATGCCGCCGTCTCCGACCGGCTCGACCAGGATGCGGATGTTGCCGCCGCAGGCAAGGCCCACGGCAAAGGCGTCGCCGTCGCTGACACCGTATTCCAGCACACGGTTGCCGCCTTGCTCCAGCGCCTCCAGCGCCTCGACCACCACCGCGCCTTCGACGCAGCCGCCCGAGACAGAACCTTCCATCTCGCCCTCGCCCGAGACGACCAGCTGCGCGCCCACCCGGCGCGGCGCGGATCCCCAGGTCTCGATCACCGTCGCCAGTGCCACCCGCTGGCCTGCGTCGATCCATGCCAGGGCCTGTTCCGGTGCTGTCTGCGCTGCCATTCTGCGATCCTTTCCACCCCGCCTGCCGGGAATGTAATGCGCGGGGCACCCGCGCTCAATGAGATAACACCACGGTGACACCCGCGCCGCCACCGCGACATTGGTCACAGCGCCCCGGCAGTCCGGCGGTCACTTGCACTGCCGCGCCGCGACAACTACATCTGTCGGCAAGAGATCAACATCGGAGACCCCACCATGCCCATGCAAGCCAGTGAGATCGAGGACCTGATCCGCGCGGCCTTTCCCGACGCCCGAATCGTGGTCGAGGGGAATGACGGCGTTCACATGGCGGCGATGGTGGAGGATGCCTCCTTCAAGGGCATGAACCGGGTGCAGCAGCAACGCGCGGTCTACGCCGCCCTCAAGGGCAAGATGGACGGGGCCAATGGCGAATTGCATGCCCTGGCCCTGACCACCCGGGCCCCGACCTGAACACACTTTATCAAGGACAATCACATGAGCGACGCCAAGACGCAGATCCAGGACACCATCACCGCCAATGACGTGGTCCTTTTCATGAAAGGCACCAAGGAAATGCCGCAATGCGGGTTTTCCTCCCGCGTGGCGGGGGTGCTGAACTACATGGGTGTCACCTATTCCGACGTGAACGTGCTGGCGGACGAAGGCATCCGCCAGGGGATCAAGGATTTCTCCGACTGGCCGACCATTCCCCAGCTTTACGTCAAGGGCGAGTTCGTCGGCGGATGCGACATCATCACCGAGATGACGCTGTCGGGCGAACTGGACACGCTGTTCGATGAAAACGGCGTGACCTATGACAAGGACGCCGCCGACAAGATCCGCGAAGCGAACGGATAAGGTCCGTCCGCTGATACAACGACCTGCGCGGCGCCTCGGCAGCCACGCAGGTTTCTACCGCGCCGATCCGATCAGGAAACCGTGCCCGCCGCCTGGCCCGTCGGGCCACGTCCCGGCTGATTACCGCCGCTGCCCGGCACACATTGGTTTCCGGTCGATCCGTCTGCGCAGGTCGGCGGTGGTGTGCAAGGCTGGGCGCCTGCCACATCCGCGCAGGCTTCGCCGCCCGGGGGATCATACTTTCCTGTAAACACAGGTTCGGCATAGACGACAGAGGGTTCACGCTGCGTGGCGCAGGCGCTGAGGGTAAGACTGCAAATCGTGACAACAAGGCTCTTCTGAAAATACGTCACAGCATAGGCTCCTTTGTTGACGCCTCGGGCGCTGGCGCGACCGGCCTACAAAGGCTAACGCAGATCAATTCAAAAACATAGTTTGATGTACCTGCCGCCTGACGACGCCAGAGCGGCGCAGGCCGCCGGTGCCCTGGCGCGGGCGTCCGACGGGGCCATTTTCACCCCATCGGAGCCATCACGACAAAACGGTCCCGCGGCCTATCGACCTGCCTTTTCCTCGACTTCCGCCGCCAGCGCCTCGGCCCTGGCTGCCAGTTCCGCCAGGGTCTCCTTGACCGACTGCGGCACCACCGGCACCTCGATCCGTTCCGGTTCGATCTTGACGTTGCGCAGACCGGCCAGTTCCGCCTCGCGCTCGGCCAGTTCCGCTTTCACTTCCGCGATGCGGTCTTCGATGCTTGCCGTCTTGTCGGCCAGCAGCAGGCCCGCCATCAACAGCATCCGCGCTTCGGGCATCCGCCCCACCTGATCCGACAGCACCTGCGCCTCGTCATCCAGCATCTTGGCGGCCGAATGCAGATAGCTTTCCTCGCCCTCCTGGCAGGCGACTTCGAACTGGCGTCCGCCGATAGTGATCCGTACCTCGGGCATCAGGCGTCCTCCTCTGATTGGTCCGCGTCGGCGGTGTCATCCGCGCTGTCCAGCAACGGGCCAAGCGCCGCCAGAATGGCGCTGCTTTCGGCCACGTCGGCGGCGCGGGCGGCGCGCAGCCCTTCCAGTTCGGCCAGCATTGCCTTGTTGATCAGATGCGCATCGCCGACCCCTTCGGCGTTCGCCTCCTGCAGCGCGGCGCAGGCATCTGTCAGCTGCGCATTGGCACGGCGCACCCTTTGCAGCTCGATGTCGAGCTGCGCCATCCGCGCCTGCGTCTCTTCGACCTGCGCGCGCAGACCGGCGGTCTCTGTGTCCAGGCGGGACTTGAGGGTGCGCACACGCTCGGTCAGCTGCGCATTGGCGGTGCGTTCATCCTCCAGCGCCTGAACCGTCTCGGGGTCCGGTCCGGACGCGGAGGCGTCCAACCCTTCCAGCCCGGCAGCCACCCGGTCCATCGCCGCGGTGATGCGGCGCTGCAATTCATCTATGTCACTCATTCCCCGGTTCCCTCACGTCCTGTCTGTCCCCGATCGCATCGCAGCCCGTCACGCCAGGGCGAATCGCCCTGCCGCCACGGTTTCGATTATCCTACCCAAAGGATCGGGCAAATGCGCCCCCCTTTCAGATCAGCGACTTGACCGGCGAAGTTGATCCGTCCCGCTCGCCCCGGCCCGCTTGCGCTTGAACTTTGGCCCTTGACTGCTATTCACGGTCACACCCCTGACGCGCTGAAAGGAAGCCTGCCTTGGATCTCGCCGCTCTTGCCAAAGCCCATCCGGACCACTGGTCCAAAGCCACCGCCATCCGCGCCCTGACGCTTGACGCGGTCGTGGCCGCGAACTCCGGCCACTCCGGCATGCCGATGGGCATGGCCGACGTGGCGACCGTGTTGTTCGAAAAGCACCTGAAATTCGACGCCGCGAACCCGCTTTGGCCGGACCGCGACCGCTTTATCCTGTCCGCCGGACACGGTTCCATGCTGATCTATGCGCTGCTGCACCTCGTGGGCGACGCGCAATTCCCCATCGAAGAGCTCAAGAACTTCCGCCAGATGGGCGCGCGCACGGCAGGACACCCCGAAAACTTCCTTGCCGACGCGATCGAGACGACCACCGGCCCGCTGGGCCAGGGCATCGCCAATTCGGTCGGCTTTGCCATGGCCGAAGAGATCCAGCGCGCCACTTACGGCAAAAAGGTGGTAGACCACCATACCTATGTCATCGCGGGCGACGGCTGCCTGATGGAAGGCGTCAGCCAGGAGGCGATTACCCTCGCGGGCCGGCACCAGCTGAGCAAGCTCATCGTGATGTGGGACAACAACGACATCACCATCGACGGGCCTGTCAGCCTGTCCGACCGCACCGACCAGATCGGCCGCTTTACCGCCGCCGGCTGGCACTGCATCGAGATCGACGGCCACAACCCCGAAGAGATCGACGCCGCCCTGACGGAGGCGCGCAAATCCGACAAGCCCACGATGATCGCCTGCAAGACCCATATCGCCCTGGGCCACGCGGCACAGGACACGTCCAAAGGCCACGGTGCGCTGACGGATGCGGACCAGATGGCAGATGCCAAGGCCGCCTATGGCTGGACAGCGGGGCCCTTCGAAGTGCCCGCCGACGTCAAGTCCGCCTGGGAAGAAATCGGCAAGCGCGGCGCGCAGGAACGCCAGGCCTGGGAAGAAAGGTTCGACGCGATGCCGCGCAGCAAACGCGAGACCTTCAACCGTGCGCTCGCCCTCGATCCGCCGAAAAAGCTGAGCGCGACGATCAAGGCCTTCAAGAAACAGATGTCGGAATCCGCGCCCAAACTGGCCACCCGCGCCTCTTCGGAGAAGGTTCTGGAAGTCGTGAACCCGATCATGGCCGAAACCGTGGGCGGTTCTGCCGACCTCACCGGCTCAAACAACACCAAGACCGGGGATCTGGGTGTCTTTGACGTGGACAACCGCGCGGGGCGCTATGTCTACTGGGGCATCCGCGAACATGGCATGGCGGCGGCGATGAACGGCATGGCGCTGCACGGCGGCGTCCGGCCCTATGGCGGCACCTTCATGTGCTTCACCGACTATGCCCGCCCCTCCATGCGGCTGGCGGCCCTGATGAAAATCCCGACGGTCTTTGTCATGACCCAC is a window from the Sulfitobacter sp. THAF37 genome containing:
- a CDS encoding molybdopterin-binding protein, yielding MKFGPVPLTEAEGAVLAHSVQTGEGRLRKGRTLTPEDVNALAEAGHETVIVARLDRDDLGEDRAAERLARAVLGQGQGLKLTRAFTGRVNLLAQGPGVAELDVPALEAVNAVHPMITIATVPPWQQMRDGGMVATIKIISYAVPLADLDRACAAVDAAGAIGLRQPVLKTATLIITEIPGGVGDKGRTAIAGRLEALGVTFEAVRMVPHRRAPLATALAGCTSDLVLVLTGSATSDIDDVAPAALRAAGGSVTRFGMPVDPGNLLFLGDLGGRPVIGLPGCARAPALNGADWVLSRVICGVPVTSADIAGMGVGGLLKEIPTRPQPRRGRTT
- a CDS encoding cell division protein ZapA; this translates as MPEVRITIGGRQFEVACQEGEESYLHSAAKMLDDEAQVLSDQVGRMPEARMLLMAGLLLADKTASIEDRIAEVKAELAEREAELAGLRNVKIEPERIEVPVVPQSVKETLAELAARAEALAAEVEEKAGR
- the tkt gene encoding transketolase, with amino-acid sequence MDLAALAKAHPDHWSKATAIRALTLDAVVAANSGHSGMPMGMADVATVLFEKHLKFDAANPLWPDRDRFILSAGHGSMLIYALLHLVGDAQFPIEELKNFRQMGARTAGHPENFLADAIETTTGPLGQGIANSVGFAMAEEIQRATYGKKVVDHHTYVIAGDGCLMEGVSQEAITLAGRHQLSKLIVMWDNNDITIDGPVSLSDRTDQIGRFTAAGWHCIEIDGHNPEEIDAALTEARKSDKPTMIACKTHIALGHAAQDTSKGHGALTDADQMADAKAAYGWTAGPFEVPADVKSAWEEIGKRGAQERQAWEERFDAMPRSKRETFNRALALDPPKKLSATIKAFKKQMSESAPKLATRASSEKVLEVVNPIMAETVGGSADLTGSNNTKTGDLGVFDVDNRAGRYVYWGIREHGMAAAMNGMALHGGVRPYGGTFMCFTDYARPSMRLAALMKIPTVFVMTHDSIGLGEDGPTHQPVEHLAISRATPNTYVFRPADTVETAEAWEIALTSKNTPSVLSLTRQGLPTVRKDHKNNNMVEKGAYVLAEAEGKRQVILIASGSEVSVALDARALLQEEGIGVRVVSMPCMELFAAQDDAYRKRILPGGPVRVGIEAGVRQGWDQWLLGERGKFGKADFVGMDSFGASAPAEELFEKFGITAQNVAERAKALL
- a CDS encoding XdhC family protein gives rise to the protein MAAQTAPEQALAWIDAGQRVALATVIETWGSAPRRVGAQLVVSGEGEMEGSVSGGCVEGAVVVEALEALEQGGNRVLEYGVSDGDAFAVGLACGGNIRILVEPVGDGGMPEAMLRDLVAARAARRAVAYEVALDGSHRRLVEEGHADRFRMDRSGVSEDGGTFIAIHNPPLRLIIVGGVHIAQHLVGMARATGFDPVVVDPREAFGAAARFPDAQVVNDWPDAALEEIGLDARCAVVLLTHDPKLDDPAIHCALRSDAFYIGALGSTRTHASRLARLAEAGFAEDRVGRIHGPIGLDIGAAGPAEIAVSILAEMIQTLRRP
- the grxD gene encoding Grx4 family monothiol glutaredoxin, with amino-acid sequence MSDAKTQIQDTITANDVVLFMKGTKEMPQCGFSSRVAGVLNYMGVTYSDVNVLADEGIRQGIKDFSDWPTIPQLYVKGEFVGGCDIITEMTLSGELDTLFDENGVTYDKDAADKIREANG
- a CDS encoding BolA/IbaG family iron-sulfur metabolism protein, with the protein product MPMQASEIEDLIRAAFPDARIVVEGNDGVHMAAMVEDASFKGMNRVQQQRAVYAALKGKMDGANGELHALALTTRAPT
- a CDS encoding (2Fe-2S)-binding protein produces the protein MTQVKMTVNGKTASGDVEGRTLLAQFLRDDQGLTGTHIGCDTSQCGACVVHVNGQAVKSCTMLAVEADGATVDTIEGQANADGSLNVIQQAFQDHHGLQCGFCTPGMVMSAAALLKDNPKPTEAEVRHYLDGNICRCTGYHNIVKAIMAASGQDVSAIAAE